A genomic window from Nocardioides sp. BP30 includes:
- a CDS encoding enoyl-CoA hydratase-related protein has translation MTEGATDELLIERRTAENGQHWVEVTFNRPEKLNAFTREMYLGLHELCRSLAEDPSVKVLVLRGAGRAFAAGNDIEDFLARDQVPYEEEIRAMFTALFELPQVTIAAIDGACVGGGLAIATHCDLRIATPRSRFGYPIARTLGNALSSPVLFRCAAVFGESLTREMLLTARLQSAERAHGVGALLAVTESLADDVAELVASIMALSSVTLRTTKSQLGFRAAALEPVPSGEEELLRAVYAGPDFAEGVRAFLAKAKPDFR, from the coding sequence ATCGAGCGACGGACGGCCGAGAACGGGCAGCACTGGGTCGAGGTGACCTTCAACCGGCCGGAGAAGCTCAACGCCTTCACCCGGGAGATGTACCTGGGCCTGCACGAGCTGTGCCGTTCGCTGGCCGAGGACCCGAGCGTGAAGGTGCTGGTGCTCCGAGGGGCGGGACGGGCCTTCGCGGCCGGCAACGACATCGAGGACTTCCTGGCCCGGGACCAGGTGCCCTACGAGGAGGAGATCCGGGCGATGTTCACGGCGCTCTTCGAGCTGCCCCAGGTGACCATCGCCGCGATCGACGGGGCCTGCGTCGGCGGGGGCCTGGCCATCGCCACGCACTGCGACCTGCGCATCGCCACGCCGCGGTCGCGGTTCGGCTACCCGATCGCCCGCACGCTGGGCAACGCGCTCTCCTCGCCCGTGCTGTTCCGCTGCGCGGCGGTCTTCGGGGAGTCGCTGACCCGGGAGATGCTGCTGACCGCCCGGCTGCAGTCGGCCGAGCGGGCCCACGGCGTCGGTGCGCTGCTCGCGGTGACCGAGTCACTCGCTGACGACGTGGCCGAGCTGGTCGCCTCGATCATGGCGCTGTCCTCGGTCACGTTGCGCACGACGAAGTCGCAGCTGGGCTTCCGCGCCGCCGCGCTGGAGCCGGTGCCGTCCGGTGAGGAGGAATTGCTGCGCGCGGTCTACGCCGGCCCCGACTTCGCCGAGGGCGTGCGCGCCTTCCTGGCCAAGGCCAAGCCGGACTTCCGCTGA
- a CDS encoding helical backbone metal receptor, translating to MAGREVASGDAGDSGDRTSGGRPSDDLGTPYAGRAPARRVVSLVPSLTEALASAAADRIVGATRWCTHPADLDTVRVRGTKNPDVARIVELRPDVVVANKEENRELDVRRLRAAGVEVWVTDIRTVPDAVGSMERLLDALGWQRPPWLVTARERWCAPPPPITRRVAIPIWRDPWMVVGADTFTSDLVRRLGWLNVYAAPGAGARAERYPHVDPDELDRSGADVVLLPDEPYVFTADDGPEAFTRTPTELISGRLITWYGPSLLEAAELATRPAEGDGSTRGR from the coding sequence ATGGCGGGTCGGGAGGTCGCCTCCGGCGACGCGGGTGACAGCGGCGACCGCACCTCCGGCGGCCGCCCGAGCGACGACCTCGGCACGCCGTACGCCGGCCGCGCCCCGGCGCGGCGGGTGGTCTCGCTGGTGCCGTCCCTGACCGAGGCGCTGGCCTCGGCGGCGGCGGACCGGATCGTCGGTGCCACCCGGTGGTGCACCCACCCCGCCGACCTCGACACGGTGCGGGTCCGGGGCACGAAGAACCCGGACGTGGCGAGGATCGTCGAGCTGCGGCCGGACGTGGTGGTGGCCAACAAGGAGGAGAACCGCGAGCTGGACGTACGGCGCCTGCGAGCCGCCGGTGTCGAGGTGTGGGTGACAGACATCCGGACCGTCCCCGATGCCGTCGGCTCGATGGAGCGACTCCTCGACGCGCTGGGGTGGCAGCGACCGCCGTGGCTGGTCACCGCGCGCGAGCGGTGGTGCGCTCCCCCGCCCCCGATCACCCGCCGCGTCGCGATCCCGATCTGGCGCGACCCGTGGATGGTCGTGGGCGCCGACACCTTCACCAGCGACCTGGTGCGCCGGCTCGGCTGGCTCAACGTGTACGCCGCGCCCGGGGCCGGCGCGCGTGCCGAGCGCTACCCGCACGTCGACCCGGACGAGCTCGACCGCAGCGGCGCCGACGTCGTACTCCTGCCCGACGAGCCCTACGTCTTCACCGCCGATGACGGCCCGGAGGCCTTCACCCGCACGCCGACGGAGCTGATCAGCGGTCGCCTCATCACCTGGTACGGGCCGAGCCTCCTGGAGGCCGCCGAGCTGGCCACTCGACCCGCGGAAGGTGACGGGTCGACCCGCGGAAGGTGA
- a CDS encoding 3-hydroxybutyryl-CoA dehydrogenase — MERIGVIGGGLMGSGIAEVVARAGLDTIVIEVSDEAAKVAEERIHGSLERALTRGKIDEAELAAVTGRITVATDLEALADRDLVVEAASEREDVKLELFRRVGAILEKDEAILASNTSSIPIVKLGAVAGRADRVMGVHFFNPAPVMQLVELIPSLTTSPETLGRMQAFVSEKLGKQPIEATDRAGFVVNSLLVPYLLSAIRMYEAGYASAADIDKGMVLGCGHPMGPLALSDLIGLDTIRAIGVSMYEEFKEPLYSPPPLLDRMVDAGLLGKKSGHGFYAY, encoded by the coding sequence ATGGAGCGGATCGGTGTGATCGGCGGTGGGCTGATGGGCTCGGGCATCGCCGAGGTGGTGGCCCGAGCAGGCCTCGACACGATCGTCATCGAGGTGAGCGACGAGGCGGCCAAGGTTGCCGAGGAGAGGATCCACGGCTCGCTGGAGCGTGCGCTGACCCGCGGCAAGATCGACGAGGCCGAGCTGGCGGCGGTGACCGGCCGGATCACCGTCGCCACCGACCTCGAGGCGCTGGCCGATCGGGACCTGGTGGTCGAGGCCGCCAGCGAGCGCGAGGACGTCAAGCTGGAGCTCTTCCGCCGGGTGGGTGCCATCCTGGAGAAGGACGAGGCGATCCTGGCGTCCAACACCTCCTCGATCCCGATCGTGAAGCTGGGTGCCGTCGCCGGTCGTGCGGACCGGGTGATGGGCGTGCACTTCTTCAACCCCGCGCCGGTGATGCAGCTCGTCGAGCTCATTCCGAGCCTGACCACCTCACCGGAGACGCTGGGTCGGATGCAGGCGTTCGTCTCCGAGAAGCTCGGCAAGCAGCCGATCGAGGCCACCGACCGGGCCGGGTTCGTCGTCAACAGCCTGCTGGTGCCCTACCTGCTCTCCGCGATCCGGATGTACGAGGCCGGCTACGCCAGTGCCGCCGACATCGACAAGGGCATGGTGCTCGGCTGTGGCCACCCGATGGGCCCGCTCGCGCTCTCGGACCTCATCGGCCTGGACACCATCCGGGCGATCGGCGTCTCGATGTATGAGGAGTTCAAGGAGCCGCTCTACTCCCCGCCGCCGCTGCTGGACCGGATGGTCGACGCCGGCCTGCTCGGCAAGAAGAGCGGCCACGGCTTCTACGCCTACTGA
- a CDS encoding acyl-CoA dehydrogenase family protein: MNEYPLFALSEEHQEIRRVIRAICEDKIAPAAAAVDEEARYPQEAHDALLAADFFAPHVPEEYGGVGADALATVLVIEEIARADVSASLIPAVNKLGSLPVQIGGSEELKKRYLGALAAGEGGFSYCLSEPDAGSDAAAQKTRAVRDGEGPDAGWVLNGTKRWITNAGASQFYTVLAVTDPAKRSRGISAFVVEKSDEGVSFGAPEKKLGIKGSPTREVYFDNVRIPADRLIGEEGRGFEYAMKTLDHTRITIAAQAVGVAQGALDYALGYVQERQQFGKPIASFQGVEFMLADMGMKVEAARQMTYAAAGRSERGDADLTFFGAAAKCFASDVAMEVTTNAVQLLGGYGYTRDYPVERMMRDAKITQIYEGTNQVQRIVMARQLLAGVQSTI; the protein is encoded by the coding sequence ATGAACGAGTATCCGCTGTTCGCGCTCTCCGAGGAGCACCAGGAGATCCGCCGTGTCATCCGCGCGATCTGCGAGGACAAGATCGCCCCGGCCGCAGCCGCGGTCGACGAGGAGGCGCGCTACCCGCAGGAGGCGCACGACGCCCTGCTGGCCGCCGACTTCTTCGCCCCGCACGTCCCCGAGGAGTACGGCGGGGTGGGCGCCGACGCGCTCGCCACCGTGCTGGTGATCGAGGAGATCGCCCGGGCCGACGTCTCCGCGTCGCTGATCCCGGCGGTGAACAAGCTGGGGTCGCTGCCGGTGCAGATCGGTGGCTCGGAGGAGCTCAAGAAGCGCTACCTGGGCGCGCTGGCCGCCGGTGAGGGTGGGTTCTCCTACTGCCTCAGCGAGCCGGACGCGGGCTCGGACGCTGCCGCGCAGAAGACCCGCGCCGTACGCGACGGGGAGGGCCCGGATGCCGGGTGGGTGCTCAACGGCACCAAGCGCTGGATCACCAACGCGGGGGCCTCGCAGTTCTACACCGTGCTCGCGGTGACCGATCCGGCGAAGCGCTCGCGGGGGATCAGCGCGTTCGTGGTGGAGAAGTCCGACGAGGGCGTCTCGTTCGGCGCTCCGGAGAAGAAGCTCGGCATCAAGGGCTCGCCGACCCGAGAGGTCTACTTCGACAACGTGCGGATCCCTGCCGACCGACTGATCGGGGAGGAGGGCCGCGGCTTCGAGTACGCCATGAAGACCCTCGACCACACCCGGATCACCATCGCCGCCCAGGCGGTCGGCGTGGCGCAGGGGGCGCTGGACTATGCGCTGGGCTACGTCCAGGAGCGCCAGCAGTTCGGGAAGCCGATCGCCTCCTTCCAGGGCGTCGAGTTCATGCTCGCCGACATGGGCATGAAGGTGGAGGCGGCCCGCCAGATGACGTACGCCGCCGCCGGCCGCTCCGAGCGCGGTGACGCCGACCTGACGTTCTTCGGGGCGGCAGCGAAGTGCTTCGCCTCCGACGTCGCGATGGAGGTGACCACCAACGCCGTCCAGCTGCTCGGTGGCTACGGCTACACCCGCGACTACCCGGTCGAGCGGATGATGCGCGACGCCAAGATCACCCAGATCTACGAGGGCACCAACCAGGTCCAGCGGATCGTGATGGCACGACAGCTCCTCGCCGGGGTGCAGAGCACCATCTGA
- a CDS encoding ClpX C4-type zinc finger protein, with amino-acid sequence MDNDVERKSCSFCGVRGTRGMRFAGGLGAMICEPCVAHFHQMFASPEQVAKASRPPWESMTDAELLSKIPMISTNADQVADFLVEWVELARARKISWAEIGKAMGISRQGAWERFAPRMNATGATASSASTVSTA; translated from the coding sequence ATGGACAACGACGTCGAGCGGAAGTCGTGCTCGTTCTGCGGCGTGCGCGGGACGAGGGGCATGCGGTTCGCCGGCGGTCTGGGGGCGATGATCTGCGAGCCCTGCGTGGCGCACTTCCATCAGATGTTCGCCTCACCGGAGCAGGTCGCCAAGGCGTCGCGACCGCCGTGGGAGTCGATGACCGACGCCGAGCTGCTGAGCAAGATCCCGATGATCTCGACCAACGCGGACCAGGTCGCCGACTTCCTGGTCGAGTGGGTCGAGCTCGCCCGAGCGCGCAAGATCTCCTGGGCCGAGATCGGCAAGGCCATGGGCATCAGCCGCCAGGGCGCCTGGGAGCGGTTCGCTCCCCGGATGAACGCAACCGGCGCGACGGCATCGTCCGCCTCCACGGTGTCGACGGCCTGA
- a CDS encoding GTP pyrophosphokinase, whose translation MSDLEQDASAAKLTAAAQLVSETELHPHSAALSEAAQELGQLLMPYRFGLEEMLTKINIIREELSFRPDGSPIEHVSSRLKSIDSLRQKAERLGCEFTPEAIAHQIFDVAGIRIVCSFIEDAYWVLSMLTSQPDVKVIEIKDYIANPKPNGYRSLHAIVQIPVFLSDSIRDVCVELQVRTVAMDFWASVEHKIYYKFREQIPLQLGGELADAATVAHELDQRMSDLRESLRGAGAMPPVDDGGRH comes from the coding sequence ATGAGCGACCTCGAGCAGGACGCCTCTGCCGCGAAGCTGACGGCAGCCGCTCAGCTCGTCTCCGAGACCGAGCTCCACCCGCACAGCGCGGCGCTCTCCGAGGCCGCCCAGGAGCTCGGCCAGCTGCTGATGCCCTACCGGTTCGGGCTCGAGGAGATGCTGACCAAGATCAACATCATCCGCGAGGAGCTGAGCTTCCGTCCCGACGGCAGCCCGATCGAGCACGTCAGCTCGCGACTGAAGTCGATCGACAGCCTGCGGCAGAAGGCGGAGCGGCTCGGCTGCGAGTTCACCCCCGAGGCGATCGCCCACCAGATCTTCGACGTCGCCGGGATCCGGATCGTGTGCAGCTTCATCGAGGACGCCTACTGGGTGCTCTCGATGCTCACCAGTCAGCCGGACGTCAAGGTCATCGAGATCAAGGACTACATCGCCAACCCGAAGCCGAACGGCTACCGGAGCCTGCATGCGATCGTCCAGATCCCGGTGTTCTTGTCCGACTCCATCCGCGACGTCTGCGTCGAGCTCCAGGTCCGTACGGTGGCGATGGACTTCTGGGCCAGCGTCGAGCACAAGATCTACTACAAGTTCCGCGAGCAGATCCCGCTCCAGCTCGGCGGCGAGCTCGCCGACGCGGCCACTGTCGCGCATGAGCTCGACCAACGGATGAGCGACCTGCGTGAGTCGCTGCGCGGGGCCGGGGCGATGCCGCCGGTGGACGACGGCGGCCGGCACTAG
- a CDS encoding MarR family winged helix-turn-helix transcriptional regulator: MSDPISEARRQWIAHGWADAADGMALVTSVVRVHQLLMERIDAVLRPLDLSFARYEVLQLLAFTRHGQLPMTKLGSLLQVHPTSVTSAVDRLERQGWVVRSRGEQDRRIVLAAITDAGREVVARATAGLNGDVFGEPGVTGAQVGELTRHLTALRAAAGDPVG, translated from the coding sequence ATGTCCGATCCGATCAGCGAAGCGCGTCGACAGTGGATCGCGCATGGCTGGGCCGACGCCGCCGACGGGATGGCCCTGGTGACCTCCGTCGTGCGGGTCCACCAGCTGTTGATGGAGCGGATCGACGCCGTCCTGCGCCCCCTCGACCTGAGCTTCGCGCGCTACGAGGTGCTGCAGCTGCTCGCGTTCACCCGGCACGGGCAGCTGCCGATGACGAAGCTCGGCTCGCTGCTGCAGGTCCACCCCACCAGCGTGACCAGCGCCGTCGATCGGCTGGAGAGGCAGGGCTGGGTGGTGCGGTCGCGCGGCGAGCAGGACCGCCGGATCGTGCTCGCGGCCATCACCGATGCCGGGCGCGAGGTCGTCGCCCGCGCGACGGCGGGGCTCAACGGCGACGTCTTCGGCGAGCCCGGCGTGACCGGGGCTCAGGTGGGCGAGCTGACCCGGCACCTCACCGCGCTGCGGGCTGCCGCCGGGGACCCGGTCGGCTGA
- a CDS encoding DMT family transporter translates to MTPARPWLPLTAVAVTLVLWASAFVAIRHLAGDFRPGSLALGRLGTGAVCLSVVALRRRPQLVRPRRPDWWRFVAIGLLWYALYMVALNAGERRIDAGTSAMLIQLSPILIAVLAAVFLGERFTRFIVLGLALAFAGVVVISLANSDHGGHDVLGVLLCLVSAVAYAISLILQKPLMGRYASIQVTWMACTIGAIACLPFAGELVADVRAAPLSATLWVLYLGVFPTAIAFTTYGFALTHMSASSLGITTYLVPVITILLAWAWLGETPPGMAYLGGALALVGVAVARRR, encoded by the coding sequence GTGACCCCCGCACGCCCCTGGCTGCCCCTGACCGCCGTCGCCGTGACCCTGGTGTTGTGGGCATCGGCGTTCGTCGCGATCCGCCACCTCGCCGGCGACTTCCGGCCGGGATCGCTCGCCCTGGGCCGGCTCGGCACGGGAGCGGTCTGCTTGAGCGTCGTCGCGCTGCGCCGGCGCCCGCAGCTCGTCCGGCCACGACGACCGGACTGGTGGCGGTTCGTGGCGATCGGGCTGCTCTGGTACGCCCTCTACATGGTCGCTCTCAACGCCGGTGAGCGACGGATCGACGCCGGCACCTCGGCGATGCTCATCCAGCTCTCGCCGATCCTGATCGCGGTCCTGGCCGCTGTCTTCCTCGGCGAGCGCTTCACCCGTTTCATCGTGCTCGGGCTCGCCCTCGCGTTCGCCGGGGTGGTCGTGATCAGCCTGGCCAACAGCGACCACGGCGGCCACGACGTCCTCGGCGTACTGCTGTGCCTGGTCTCCGCCGTCGCCTACGCCATCTCGCTGATCCTGCAGAAGCCGCTGATGGGGCGCTACGCCTCGATCCAGGTGACCTGGATGGCGTGCACCATCGGCGCGATCGCGTGCCTGCCGTTCGCGGGGGAGCTGGTCGCCGACGTACGTGCCGCACCGTTGAGCGCGACGCTGTGGGTGCTCTACCTCGGGGTGTTCCCGACCGCCATCGCCTTCACGACCTACGGCTTCGCGCTGACCCACATGAGCGCCTCCTCGCTGGGGATCACCACCTATCTGGTGCCGGTGATCACGATCCTGCTCGCCTGGGCGTGGCTGGGGGAGACCCCTCCGGGGATGGCCTACCTCGGCGGTGCGCTCGCGCTGGTCGGTGTCGCCGTGGCCCGTCGCCGCTGA
- a CDS encoding YbjN domain-containing protein, with protein MTDAATVIEEWLRANELEWTGEDGTYSFALPGERKLQTPVRLDVGPHALGVHAFVCRRPDENFEGVYRWLLERNLRMYAVAFGLDRLGDIYLDARLPLSTLTPDELDRLLGSVLTYADESFNTILELGFASSIRKEWEWRKLRGESTANLEAFRGWLER; from the coding sequence ATGACCGATGCGGCAACGGTGATCGAGGAGTGGCTGCGCGCGAACGAGTTGGAGTGGACCGGCGAGGACGGCACCTACTCCTTCGCGCTGCCCGGCGAGCGCAAGCTGCAGACCCCCGTACGGCTCGACGTCGGCCCGCACGCCCTCGGCGTACACGCCTTCGTCTGTCGCCGCCCCGACGAGAACTTCGAGGGCGTCTACCGCTGGCTGCTCGAGCGCAACCTGCGGATGTACGCCGTCGCCTTCGGCCTGGACCGCCTCGGCGACATCTATCTCGACGCGCGGTTGCCGCTCTCCACCCTCACGCCCGACGAGTTGGACCGCCTGCTCGGCTCGGTGCTGACCTATGCGGACGAGTCGTTCAACACCATCCTCGAGCTCGGCTTCGCCAGCTCCATCCGCAAGGAATGGGAGTGGCGCAAGCTGCGCGGCGAGTCGACGGCGAACCTGGAGGCCTTCCGCGGCTGGCTGGAGCGCTGA
- the mshA gene encoding D-inositol-3-phosphate glycosyltransferase, which translates to MKRVAMISLHTSPLDQPGTGDAGGMNVYVLELARRLGRQGVAVDIFTRATSSQLAPVVEAADGVVVRHIPAGPFEGLTKAELPGQLCVFAREVLRAEAAHPIGYYDVVHSHYWLSGQVGALARDRWGVPLVHSMHTMAKVKNEALADGDTPEPSARLIGEEQVVEAADLLIANTDLEAKQLINLYDADPGRVEVVHPGVDLQVFRPHDRSAARAALGLPARAAVLLFAGRIQPLKAPDVLLRAVAVLLAREPALRSRLVVPIVGGPSGTGLEHPESLAQLAAELGIVDVVRFVPPVSQADLAQWYAAASLVAVPSYNESFGLVAAEAQACGTPVVAAAVGGLTTVVRDGRSGLLVEGHGAAQWADALGRVVADEALRSRLAAGALRHAQDFSWEATARHTLDVYERARELVRV; encoded by the coding sequence ATGAAGCGGGTGGCGATGATCAGCCTGCACACCTCCCCGCTCGACCAGCCCGGCACCGGTGACGCCGGCGGCATGAACGTGTATGTCCTCGAGCTCGCCCGCCGCCTCGGTCGGCAGGGCGTCGCCGTCGACATCTTCACCCGGGCGACCTCCTCCCAGCTCGCCCCGGTGGTGGAGGCCGCGGACGGCGTCGTGGTGCGCCACATCCCCGCCGGTCCCTTCGAGGGCCTGACCAAGGCGGAGCTGCCCGGGCAGCTGTGCGTCTTCGCGCGTGAGGTGCTGCGCGCGGAGGCGGCCCATCCGATCGGCTACTACGACGTCGTGCACTCGCACTACTGGCTCTCCGGACAGGTGGGCGCGCTGGCGCGCGACCGATGGGGCGTCCCGCTGGTGCACTCGATGCACACCATGGCCAAGGTGAAGAACGAGGCGCTCGCCGACGGCGACACCCCCGAGCCCAGCGCCCGGCTGATCGGCGAGGAGCAGGTGGTGGAGGCCGCCGACCTCCTCATCGCCAACACCGATCTCGAGGCCAAGCAGCTCATCAACCTGTACGACGCCGACCCCGGTCGGGTCGAGGTCGTGCACCCCGGCGTCGACCTCCAGGTCTTCCGGCCGCACGACCGCTCCGCTGCCCGCGCCGCCCTCGGCCTGCCCGCCCGGGCGGCGGTGCTGCTCTTCGCCGGCCGCATCCAGCCGCTGAAGGCACCCGACGTGCTGCTGCGTGCCGTGGCGGTGCTGCTCGCGCGCGAGCCCGCATTGCGATCGCGGCTGGTGGTGCCGATCGTCGGCGGCCCCTCGGGTACCGGCCTGGAGCACCCGGAGTCGCTGGCCCAGCTGGCTGCCGAGCTCGGGATCGTCGACGTGGTGCGGTTCGTGCCGCCGGTCTCCCAGGCCGACCTCGCGCAGTGGTACGCCGCGGCGTCGCTGGTGGCGGTGCCCTCCTACAACGAGTCGTTCGGCCTGGTGGCAGCCGAGGCCCAGGCCTGCGGCACGCCGGTTGTCGCCGCGGCGGTCGGCGGGCTGACCACCGTCGTGCGCGACGGACGCAGCGGGCTGCTGGTCGAGGGCCACGGTGCCGCGCAGTGGGCCGACGCGCTCGGTCGGGTGGTGGCCGACGAGGCGTTGCGCTCGCGGCTCGCGGCCGGCGCGCTCCGGCACGCCCAGGACTTCTCCTGGGAGGCCACCGCACGACACACCCTGGACGTCTACGAGCGAGCGCGGGAGCTGGTGCGGGTATGA
- a CDS encoding SDR family NAD(P)-dependent oxidoreductase yields MTAASAPRTAVVTGASSGIGAATARALAAAGYHVFCAARRADRVEALAAEIGGTAVATDVTSAESVERLAELVGERLDVLVNNAGGAFGMEPVASADLDAWQRMYDVNVLGTTRVIKALVPALVASGAGAVVNVGSIAGWTAYEGGGGYNAAKFGERAVTEALRLELFDQPVRVMEIDPGMVRTDEFSLVRFEGDQARADAVYAGVDAPLVAEDVAEAIAWMVTRPAHVNIDTLVIKPRAQAAPHKVHRRS; encoded by the coding sequence ATGACCGCCGCCTCCGCCCCCAGGACCGCCGTCGTCACCGGAGCCTCCAGCGGGATCGGCGCCGCCACAGCGCGAGCGCTCGCCGCCGCCGGCTACCACGTCTTCTGTGCCGCGCGCCGCGCCGACCGGGTGGAGGCGCTGGCCGCAGAGATCGGCGGCACGGCCGTCGCGACCGACGTCACCTCGGCGGAGTCCGTCGAGCGGCTCGCCGAACTGGTCGGCGAGCGCCTCGACGTCCTGGTCAACAACGCCGGCGGCGCCTTCGGCATGGAGCCGGTCGCCTCGGCGGATCTCGACGCCTGGCAGCGGATGTACGACGTCAACGTGCTCGGCACGACCCGGGTCATCAAGGCGCTCGTTCCGGCCCTGGTGGCCAGCGGTGCCGGTGCGGTGGTCAACGTCGGCTCGATCGCGGGGTGGACCGCCTACGAGGGCGGTGGTGGCTACAACGCTGCGAAGTTCGGCGAGCGGGCGGTGACCGAGGCGCTGCGCCTGGAGCTGTTCGACCAGCCCGTCCGGGTGATGGAGATCGATCCCGGCATGGTGCGCACCGACGAGTTCTCCCTCGTCCGCTTCGAGGGCGATCAGGCCCGGGCGGACGCGGTCTACGCGGGCGTGGACGCTCCGCTGGTCGCCGAGGACGTCGCCGAGGCCATCGCGTGGATGGTCACCCGGCCCGCACACGTGAACATCGACACCCTGGTGATCAAGCCCCGTGCCCAGGCCGCCCCGCACAAGGTCCACCGCCGGTCCTGA
- a CDS encoding aspartate/glutamate racemase family protein, translating to MQTIGLIGGLSWESSAAYYEGLNKGVQERLGGLHSAKVVLASVDFAEVTAHQQAGDWEAVGAQLADAAKGLEKAGADFILLCATTFHQVYDTIAAAVTVPVVHLADVLAAKCQELGISTVGFLSTAYTMENDFFAQRIASHGLDVNLPDPVHVETLDSIIYNELVFRVVNPSSRRRVATIVDELWDSGAQGVILGASELSLLVRPEDVEVPVLDVITVHVEAALERALA from the coding sequence GTGCAGACGATCGGACTCATCGGTGGCCTGAGCTGGGAGAGCAGCGCCGCCTACTACGAGGGCCTCAACAAGGGCGTGCAGGAGCGGCTCGGCGGTCTCCACTCGGCCAAGGTCGTGCTCGCCTCGGTCGACTTCGCCGAGGTCACCGCGCACCAGCAGGCGGGCGACTGGGAGGCCGTGGGTGCGCAGCTGGCCGACGCGGCGAAGGGCCTGGAGAAGGCCGGCGCCGACTTCATCCTGTTGTGCGCGACCACCTTCCACCAGGTCTACGACACCATCGCCGCTGCCGTCACGGTGCCGGTCGTCCACCTCGCCGACGTGCTCGCGGCCAAGTGCCAGGAGCTCGGCATCTCCACCGTGGGCTTCCTGAGCACGGCCTACACCATGGAGAACGACTTCTTCGCCCAGCGGATCGCCAGCCACGGGCTGGACGTCAACCTGCCCGATCCGGTGCACGTCGAGACGCTCGACTCGATCATCTACAACGAGCTCGTCTTCCGCGTCGTCAACCCCAGCTCGCGCCGCCGGGTCGCCACCATCGTCGACGAGCTGTGGGACAGCGGCGCTCAGGGCGTCATCCTCGGCGCGTCCGAGCTGTCGCTGCTGGTGCGTCCCGAGGATGTCGAGGTGCCCGTGCTCGACGTCATCACCGTGCACGTCGAGGCGGCGCTGGAGCGCGCGCTGGCCTGA
- a CDS encoding protealysin inhibitor emfourin, producing the protein MSRIVAVQRSGGFAGMTRAGEVDLDSDDERVPELRALVSSVDLGGVGDARPRADGFVYRFDLCGDTASVPEQALTSDLRRVIELVLG; encoded by the coding sequence GTGAGCCGGATCGTCGCCGTGCAGCGCAGCGGCGGATTCGCCGGGATGACCCGCGCCGGCGAGGTGGACCTCGACAGCGACGATGAGCGGGTGCCCGAGCTGCGGGCGCTGGTCTCGTCCGTCGACCTCGGCGGCGTCGGCGACGCTCGTCCCCGGGCGGATGGGTTCGTCTACCGCTTCGATCTGTGCGGCGACACCGCCTCGGTGCCGGAGCAGGCGCTCACCAGCGACCTGCGCCGGGTGATCGAGCTGGTGCTGGGCTGA